AGTAATGGTGGAATAGGGCAAAATAATAGCGGTTGTTTCAGAAATGGTTATACCAGCTATGAAAAGGCCATGCTGCTCTGTTAGCGTTTCTGTTTTGGAGCAAGTGTATTTGGAGAGTTTCAATTCTGTCTATTCCAATGATGTGATTCAAAGCGGacagtttaaaatgttctttccaATTCTTGATGATCGTTTAATCGAAATACTATCACACAGCCCCCGTGATGCAACAATCGAAGggacacactcctgtgatcgAAGACGCACACTCCtatgatctgtgatctcatcgcatacaacaggaagtgaatccgCACggttgaaaatacaaaatgccGGACCCAGATCACCACCTGGAGAGACGAGCACAGTTTCTGAGAAACCTCGTGCAGCAGACAcctaaaacaataataaaggaACTGAACACAACAAAGACCCGATCATTGAAACCCTTCTCTGTGAAAGCAAACCCAGAGTTCTTAACGGACTCTCCGTGGCGATTCGAATGATCTAACTATGTTTCACCAgccacagagtgtgtgtgtgtgtgtgtgtgtgtgtgtgcgtgtgagcctCAGGTCGTTGCATAACAGCTGATCCCTCGGCGCTGCCCCTGGCCAGCAACGTAATGTTGCGTGACTGTCATGGCCGACCGGAGAGGACTGGAAATTTCCAGAATGACGCAAGCATAAAATAGCCCGACTAGCTTCGGCTAGCGGTCTTCTGCTACTCAATATCTTTATCACCTTCACTCGTGGCTTACAGCGGGTTTTCTATACATCATAAGAATTACGCGAACAATCCATTCACAACAGCCAATTAAAGATGGTTCGACCAGCTGCAGACGTAGCTTTAGATTAAAAACACAGTGATGCTAACGTGCTAACGTTAGCTGGCGTCGAGCCGCTTACCAGGTCGGCTGTGGAATCCTTTGTTCCGAACGGCGTCGATCTGAAAGAGACGTGAAGAAGGTCGCCTTCAAAAGCCCACGTCGGGTTGAAGATTTGACGACAAGACCTCGACGGGAATCGACTTGTTGTCGTGTTTGAAGCCAAAAATACTGCGTCAAGCTCGAGCGATGTCTCTTCCTCGAGGCTGTAGCTTCTGTGGTCGTCACACGAACGAatgcggggggtgggggggtcggcGGAGCGACGGGCTCGTTAAGTAGCTTGTGGAAAATTCCAGTcacgtgttgttgttcttcttcttcttttcctctttttatggcggttggcaaacagcTTTCAGgtgcgcattaccgccaccttctGAACTGGAGTGTGGATCACAATGGTCTATTCTAAGTAAACGACATCTCGCGATATTTGTCTGGTTGGTTAACGCGGTGTCTTGTCCCGCCCCGAGCCCTCGACGCTCGCCAGCGCTCTGCTCGCCGCACAACAGGGAACGCGTTGAGCAGACATGGACATTCTCAAGGTGCTGCCGCCCAACTTCGGATATGTCATATTCACGTACCTCTACAGCTGGGTGATGCTGGGGTACCTGGCGGTCAAGGTCGGGGCCGCCAGGAAGAAGTACGACGTCAAGGCAGGTGGAGTTGACTTGCAGAGGAGAGCTTCGGCGATGGGACGGAATGGAGTTCTTTCCCGTTGCCGATCCTTCTCTTCTGCTCTTTTTGAAATGTACACAtccaaatgtgtgtctgtgtaaattCTGTTCATAATAACATGCTCCTGTTGTGTGATCCTGGCGTCACTTTGCAGTATCCCACCATGTACAGTGACAAGGAGCAAACGTTCAACTGTATCCAGAGGGCTCATCAGAACACACTGGAGGTGTACACTCAGTGGCTTGTTTTCCAGACTATCGCAGCTCTTGTCTATCCGGTACGTTCCTTTTCACACCTAGTCTCCATTATGTGTGAGGAGTGCCATACATCCATAAATACGTGTTATTTTGGCTGTACTGTTTTACATAGAGGTAGATATTAAGGGCTACCAACTTTAGTATTACTCATTGTGTCGGATTTGTGGTAGTAGCATCCGGTCCTCATGATATTTGGCATAAATTCTTAAGATAACAGAGTCGAGGCCTAAATGCAGTGTCACTGTGACTAagcatattttcattttgctaAACCACCCATGTTTTTATTCCCATTGTTTCTAATTCTCTGTGCGTTTGTTTTTTCCGGTTTTAACGTCAGTTATCGGCATCTGTGCTGGGGGCTATTTGGGTGACCAGCAGGCTTTCCTATGCCTGGGGTTACTACACCGGAGGTAAGATTGACCTTTATGCTAATGTAGGCCAAAGTCAATTCAACCACTCTTTTATGTCAAATACCTTTTTACACACAATTCTAGGTTGACATCatacattcaaaataaagttaacCCATATTTATCTACAAGTGTTGACATGGGTCAAAGTTCTGAGTTCAGAGACCCTTCAGGATTGAAACACAAATATCATAATCGCAATTGTTTGCTTAGATTTGTAATGATAAGGTCATAATTCATCCACCTTATCTACCACTGCACTGCAACAGTTTGTAATTCcaacaaaataatgtttaaaacattGTAGCATTAAAGGCTGCAGTCCAATGTGTCACAGAGGTTACGCTATAGTGATTGTTTGAGCATATTTATTGCTCCTCACTTAGTTTTGTGTAATCATTTACAGAAGATAGCCTAACAGCACTAGCTAATGCAACTAAAACACATGCAATTAAATTGTGGCATTAGTTAAGTGGTAAAGTAAATCATTTTCACTTAATGTGTTATCTGCAAAATCTTAGGTGTTCAGAGTTTCACAACCAGACCTAAGAATCCTcctacaaacacattttgtatacattgTTCCAAATAAACAGTAGTTCTCTGTTCCATATGATTCTTTTCTGGTGAACATGTGCATTGTCCGGTTTTATTCCAGATCCATCCAAGAGGATGAAGGGTGCCTATGGCTACATTGGATACTTTGGAGTCATCTTTCTGTCCATATCTGTAGCCTTGCAATTGCTTGGTGTCTTTTAAGATGGTTGTCTTTTATCTTACTGATTTGTTTGCTCATTTATATGACTTGCATgctattttcaaatgtatcatCAATAAAGTGGAATCACAGTCCTCttatgcttttttcccccaactttTGATGTGAAATACCTTTATACCACTAACTTGATACTTGATATCTTTTCCTTCCAATATTtgttattaaattttttttccatgtaatcactgaaaataaaaatagatgctGTCTGATACTACTGCCTCAAATACAGTGTGTTCTTTATAGTCCTCTTCTCACAGTTGAAAGCATAGCAGTGTGCGCATAGTAAAAGGCTTAGGAGCAGGCATGAAAGCCCCATGTGACTCGCACACAATGTCCCCACCAAGCACAAGGGTCCCATGAGATGGAGCATACAGCAGAGGACTTCATAAAGATCTACAGGTCATCCCGACAAACAATACTAAGACAAAGTAGAATATTCTGTTCTCCCTTTGTTTCAATAAACCTTCTGTTTGTTAAACTTGTATGTTGCTGCTCTGCAGCTACACCGCTGTGCCGTGGATTAATGCTGTCTTCCCTTGCTAGTCGGAATTATTCGAGTTCAACACTTGAGTCATGTTcaagtgttgtttgttgtttggtgttgtgtcgaaaaaataaaaaaaatggcgtAATGGCTAATGAAATAACTTTGCACCATGCTAGTAGACTTTAGTCCATTTGTTATGGATAGAACGATAAATAGTATAGGTCTATACTAAGTTAAGGGGAGATAGATTATAGATTAAAACTATGTACAGGACCTACAGCTAATTCTTGTTGCACTATTGTCACTGTACATGGAGGGATACTGTTGCActcttaaaaataaagaattacatCAAACCATCACAATCTACCCTCTTCTCCaccatgttgaaaggttctggtcACCCCAACTCGGGAACTCGGGTATCAAAATTATTTCCCACTCGTAATAACGACTTGAGGGAGCGTTCATATGCAATTTCCAAGTCCGCAACTtgtatttaccataattccgataccacatgaaagcagcataaatCAAGTCAAATGTTAAAAGGCCTGCATACAAGGAGAAAAATACACACTAAGATGGTGTATAActttttttcagtcacatttATGTATCTACCCTGTTAAGCTCAAGGCCCTATTCACAGGTCACTGCACGGAAATGACACgcccaaaatgaaaagtacATAGTTACAAGTTACATAGGCAGGGCTACCgctcagcagcccattggtcaatctgaATGATTGACTATAGATGAATGTCTATCAAACCatcagagccagtagaatctACCATCAGCCCCCAAATCTAACCATTCCCTAACTATCAGGAAGTGAACGAACTATGAGGAATTGGATAGGTTGAAGCCTTTTCACCTTAGAATCCCTCCGCTGAAAGCAAACAGTGGTAAAATACGCAGGTAAACCTTTCAATGTGACGAGTAGCCTTGAGAGAACAAGTTATTgtgacaaaacatcaaaggtaagaaaatgtatgtatgtcGCTGTTTCAtacaaactttctttttctcttcttcggctgcttgtTAGATGACAGTTGCTCGtagagtgaaaaaaacacagacagttgGAGTCTTTGGTGTCTCGCTCTGCTCTGATATGTAGCTTTTGGTGTTCTTATGAAATATCACGACCCTCATATATGGACATAATAAATATGTACAGTTATCTTGTTTATGTgatatgctgatttagttgctttggtgtttgaagtgtgttttttcaggTGAAATTGGTTGATATTGTAACGTAGCAGAGTTTCTCGCTGTTCTGTGCACATGCTGTATGGCTATATTACTTAATGTTTGGCATAATGATATGTGATTTGTTTAAACTGCATTGGAACCAAAACCAAGTGAAACTATTGTTTTAATCATATTTGGTAATAATTGCTTGGATATGCGTTGACTTATTGGCCAAAATACTCATTCACATTActtcatattttttgtcatatatAAGTTGATGAATGTATATACCAGGTTTACTACTTACTGAGGGGGATCGTGCACTTTATGTACTGTAATGTTTGGTTTGAACGAGGCCCGCTTTGTCCAACAGCACCTGAATGCACCACTATCAACAGCGTCTCGGAGGTCCCCTCGTCGAACGGGTGAACTGCGCATGTGCATGACCGAGCTCGTTCGGAAGCAAAGTCGGGCTAATCCAAGGGGTCCACATCAAACAGAACGATAATAAACGGTAAGAATTTCCTTTAGAAAACGACTCTACCGCCAAGTAATGTCGCCGCGGCGCGTGCTTTCGCGCGGTACAACCACTGTCGTTTGAGCCGTGGTCTTGTTTTCAGCGACTTCGTAGCGAGAAGAACCCTTCAAGGAAACGTTTGCTAGTGCCAAAAGCGACGGAACAAAAGAATCGCCCCGGTCGTGTATTTTAATCCACACCGCGAATGCGCCGTCTGGCTCTCCAGCCTTTGAACTTCCCGTGTCGACGAGCCTCGTCGTCGAACGCGTCCGAGAGCCGCCGTTCGACTCGAGGGGGTCGGGCATCATCCTCAGCGCACAGCTCATCACGCACGGAAGTGGGCTTCGCGTTTCGTCTGGTCCAGGTTTCCAGATGATCGACGCCTCGGGGGGACATGCTGTTAGCCGTCGACTACGGCCCGCGATGAATCACCAACACATCGACGTCCAAGTGTTTTTTCCGTGAAGTTTATTGTTGCTTTGTTGTTGCTTTCGCTTTCGCACACAGACAGTCGGCCCCTGGCGCAAGAGCCATGTCGGGCTTTCTGGACGGAATCCGCTGCGGAGACTGCGAGTGCAATGTGGACTGGGGCGAGAGGAGAAACACCATCGCATCTGTAGCCGCTGGAGTGCTGGTACTTACACGGGTCTCCTCGGTCACATCGCAGCTGTGGGCTACTTCGAGATCCGTGTAGCTTCacaactagagcccgaccgatacaTCTGTCGGCCGATatcagcctttcacagacatctATGCTGGATATGTTTAATAgttatgagcctttaaatgtgcatttatgtttacattttacgttagattaatgtttgttttctttattcaaattctatttatttggttgtaattgctttttttttttcaatttataattatttattataaattttatggttaaac
The Scophthalmus maximus strain ysfricsl-2021 chromosome 15, ASM2237912v1, whole genome shotgun sequence DNA segment above includes these coding regions:
- the mgst3b gene encoding microsomal glutathione S-transferase 3b, producing MDILKVLPPNFGYVIFTYLYSWVMLGYLAVKVGAARKKYDVKYPTMYSDKEQTFNCIQRAHQNTLEVYTQWLVFQTIAALVYPLSASVLGAIWVTSRLSYAWGYYTGDPSKRMKGAYGYIGYFGVIFLSISVALQLLGVF